From a single Lactococcus carnosus genomic region:
- a CDS encoding sugar ABC transporter substrate-binding protein: MKKSKLILALAVAAAALTFTTACSNTASKDTATKNGKKTLYFIPIVDTGAYWSPMKRGAEETAEKLGYNIVVKTSPPAEAQKNEKHIGFIKEAIANRAAGIAISPIEQNMFKNPIIEAKDAKIPVITFDADLKDPKNRTAYVGTDNTLAGADLGKQAAKKMKADGITKGTISIVCVDRAQPTMILREKGVKAGFKEVMGDDANNFKWLETIQDKDQAAVSKEQLEGQLTANKDLVTVFSLGSEGPDVGVMEAIKSQGKAGKVLHFGFDYTPTWEKGIDNGLITGIVDQDAYNIGVQVIKNLDKTVKGEKIDSTIPIDVKYVEAKDIVSYGKEKEKQMTKETKD, from the coding sequence ATGAAAAAATCTAAGCTAATTTTAGCCCTTGCAGTAGCTGCAGCAGCCTTAACTTTCACGACAGCTTGTAGTAATACTGCGTCAAAGGATACAGCGACTAAAAATGGTAAAAAGACACTCTATTTTATCCCTATCGTAGATACAGGTGCTTATTGGAGCCCGATGAAACGTGGTGCAGAAGAGACAGCAGAGAAACTCGGCTACAATATCGTTGTCAAAACTAGTCCACCTGCAGAAGCACAAAAGAATGAAAAACATATTGGCTTCATCAAAGAAGCGATTGCTAATAGAGCAGCGGGCATAGCCATCTCACCTATTGAGCAAAATATGTTTAAGAATCCAATTATTGAAGCAAAAGATGCGAAAATCCCAGTCATCACCTTTGATGCTGACTTGAAAGATCCGAAAAACAGGACAGCTTATGTGGGAACAGATAACACACTAGCTGGTGCAGATCTTGGTAAACAAGCGGCTAAAAAAATGAAGGCTGATGGTATCACCAAAGGCACCATTTCTATCGTATGTGTCGACCGTGCACAACCGACGATGATTCTCCGTGAAAAAGGTGTCAAAGCAGGCTTTAAAGAAGTCATGGGCGATGATGCCAATAATTTCAAGTGGTTGGAAACAATTCAAGATAAGGACCAAGCAGCAGTTTCTAAAGAACAATTAGAAGGCCAACTGACAGCTAACAAAGATTTGGTTACAGTCTTCTCTTTGGGATCAGAAGGACCAGATGTAGGCGTTATGGAAGCAATCAAGTCTCAAGGCAAAGCAGGAAAAGTGCTTCACTTTGGATTTGACTATACACCTACATGGGAAAAAGGCATTGATAATGGGCTAATTACGGGCATTGTAGACCAAGATGCCTATAATATCGGTGTACAAGTGATCAAAAACCTTGACAAGACAGTTAAAGGTGAAAAAATTGACTCAACTATACCAATTGACGTAAAATATGTGGAAGCAAAAGATATCGTCTCATATGGTAAAGAAAAAGAAAAACAAATGACAAAAGAAACAAAAGACTAA
- the ylqF gene encoding ribosome biogenesis GTPase YlqF: MVIIQWFPGHMSKARRQVQENLKHVDLVMELVDARLPLSSRNPMLDKIIGTKPRLVIINKKDLGNDLETQKWVHYFEAQGILAVKINSKEQQTVKKLTKAARLVLADKLQRASERGIQNKAIRTMIIGIPNVGKSTLMNRLAGRKSAITGNRPGVTKGQQWLKTNEELEILDTPGILWPKFEDQTIGLKLALTGAIKDDLIPKDEITIFGLTFFSKHFPTELKRRYNLTDDDLELTVVDLIMLLTKKYGFRDDYDRFYDLFIKEVRDGKLGTYTLDIVSEMMQKDDEDGDD, from the coding sequence ATGGTAATCATCCAATGGTTCCCTGGTCATATGTCAAAAGCACGTCGACAAGTTCAGGAAAATTTAAAACATGTTGATTTGGTCATGGAACTAGTAGATGCTAGATTACCATTATCAAGTCGAAATCCGATGTTAGATAAAATCATCGGCACAAAACCACGTCTTGTCATCATTAATAAAAAAGATCTGGGTAATGACTTAGAAACACAAAAATGGGTTCATTATTTTGAAGCACAGGGTATATTAGCTGTAAAAATCAATTCAAAAGAGCAGCAAACAGTCAAAAAGTTGACCAAGGCAGCCAGACTAGTCCTAGCTGATAAATTACAGCGTGCGAGTGAGCGTGGTATCCAAAACAAAGCCATCAGAACGATGATTATCGGCATTCCAAATGTCGGCAAGTCAACCTTGATGAATCGCTTAGCTGGTAGAAAGAGTGCCATCACTGGTAACCGACCTGGTGTCACAAAAGGTCAACAATGGCTGAAGACAAATGAAGAACTAGAAATTTTAGATACACCAGGTATCTTATGGCCTAAGTTTGAGGATCAAACAATTGGCTTGAAACTGGCCTTAACAGGTGCCATAAAAGATGACTTGATTCCCAAAGATGAAATCACGATCTTTGGCTTAACCTTCTTTAGCAAACATTTTCCGACTGAGCTCAAGCGCCGCTATAATTTAACAGATGATGACCTAGAGCTTACTGTCGTTGACTTAATCATGCTACTCACTAAGAAATACGGCTTCAGAGATGACTATGACCGGTTTTATGATCTCTTTATAAAAGAAGTTAGGGACGGTAAATTAGGGACGTATACACTTGATATTGTATCAGAAATGATGCAAAAGGATGACGAAGATGGCGACGATTAA
- a CDS encoding ribonuclease HII, with protein MATIKEIDARLRAVHEASDPLFDTLSQDTRQGVQKLIIKRKRQLQAIIDEDKRLDQLLAYEQELYINNIMLIAGIDEVGRGPLAGPVVTAAVILPENCKIAGLNDSKQIPKLQHQKIYDAVMAVALSVGIGIVDNHQIDQVNIYEATKLAMLAAIDHLDVRPQHLLVDAMTLAIDIPQTSLIKGDAKSMSIAAASIVAKVTRDKMMADYDSQYPGYDFSHNAGYGTKKHLQALDRQGFTDIHRRSFEPIKSMIND; from the coding sequence ATGGCGACGATTAAAGAGATTGATGCGCGCTTAAGAGCCGTTCATGAGGCATCAGACCCATTATTTGATACCTTATCCCAGGATACGCGTCAAGGTGTTCAAAAACTAATCATCAAACGTAAGCGACAACTTCAAGCAATAATTGATGAAGATAAACGACTTGATCAGTTACTAGCTTACGAACAAGAACTTTACATAAATAATATTATGTTAATAGCTGGTATAGATGAAGTTGGCCGTGGGCCATTAGCAGGTCCAGTTGTGACCGCAGCGGTGATTTTACCAGAAAATTGTAAAATTGCGGGCTTGAATGACAGTAAGCAGATTCCAAAATTACAGCATCAGAAAATATATGATGCCGTGATGGCAGTCGCCCTGTCAGTTGGTATTGGGATCGTTGATAATCATCAGATAGACCAAGTGAATATCTATGAGGCGACAAAGCTTGCCATGTTAGCAGCCATTGATCATCTTGATGTACGACCACAGCATTTACTAGTTGATGCCATGACATTAGCAATCGATATCCCGCAAACCTCACTGATCAAAGGAGATGCCAAGTCGATGTCAATCGCTGCAGCATCGATTGTTGCCAAAGTAACACGTGATAAAATGATGGCTGACTACGATAGCCAATATCCTGGTTATGATTTTTCACATAATGCAGGTTATGGGACAAAAAAACATCTGCAAGCACTTGATAGACAAGGCTTCACAGATATTCATCGTCGGTCATTTGAACCCATTAAATCCATGATTAATGACTAA
- a CDS encoding mechanosensitive ion channel family protein encodes MKFLHIDTYIDTVLEKLILLALATVLFYIFYRIIKVIIRHLFDNYGRINVADNARILTLSRLISSIFQYVTVFLYIYTILAIFGLPVARLLTGAGIIGVALGFAGRDLMSDIINGFFIIVEHQVNVGDTVYFKNLEVTGKVSVIGIRSLTLTSATGSLIFVPNRHIMALANLSRMTNTLYLDVPVTHDTVDQLKDRMITVNQTYANAEFVGMITIDYTVYLRSKLTGDYADISTQQAKIMTQYYEKND; translated from the coding sequence TTGAAATTTTTACATATTGATACCTACATAGACACGGTATTAGAAAAACTGATACTACTTGCACTTGCAACTGTTTTATTTTATATTTTTTATCGAATTATAAAAGTTATCATTAGACATTTATTTGATAATTATGGCCGAATCAATGTGGCAGATAATGCCCGTATACTGACGTTATCACGTCTCATATCCTCTATTTTTCAATACGTCACAGTCTTCCTTTATATCTATACGATTTTAGCTATTTTTGGTCTACCAGTTGCTAGACTGTTGACTGGTGCTGGGATTATCGGTGTTGCATTAGGCTTCGCTGGTCGAGATCTGATGAGTGATATCATTAATGGCTTCTTTATCATTGTGGAGCACCAGGTTAATGTAGGCGATACCGTTTACTTCAAGAACCTAGAGGTCACCGGAAAGGTCAGTGTGATCGGCATCAGATCTTTGACCTTGACCAGTGCGACTGGCTCACTCATCTTTGTCCCTAATCGCCATATCATGGCACTGGCTAATTTGTCACGTATGACAAATACCTTATATTTGGATGTACCAGTAACACATGACACAGTTGATCAACTTAAAGATAGGATGATAACAGTCAACCAAACCTATGCAAATGCTGAATTTGTGGGTATGATAACGATTGATTACACAGTTTATTTACGGAGTAAGTTAACTGGTGATTACGCCGATATTTCGACACAACAGGCAAAAATAATGACCCAATACTATGAAAAAAATGACTAA
- a CDS encoding branched-chain amino acid aminotransferase has protein sequence MTIDIDWENLGFNYMKLPYRFVAHYKNGQWEAGQLTEDATLHLSESSPALHYGQQAFEGLKAYRTKSGDIQLFRPDENAARLQKTADRLMMPQVPTDLFVSAVKSVVKANQEYVPPYTSGGSLYLRPLLIGVGDIIGVQPAQEYIFTVFAMPVGSYFKGGLTPTNFIVSRDFDRAAPHGTGAAKVGGNYAGSLLPGKQAHDAGYSDVIYLDPATHTKIEEVGSANFFGITKDNEFVTPLSPSILPSITKYSLLYLAEHRLGLKAIEGDVVIADLDRFSEAGACGTAAVISPIAGIQNGDDYHVFYSETEVGPITQKLYDELVGIQKGDVLAPEGWIDKVELD, from the coding sequence ATGACGATTGATATTGACTGGGAAAATCTTGGCTTTAATTATATGAAATTACCTTACCGTTTTGTTGCCCATTACAAGAATGGACAATGGGAGGCAGGACAGTTAACTGAGGATGCTACTTTGCATCTATCAGAGTCCTCACCAGCCCTACATTATGGTCAACAAGCTTTTGAAGGCCTGAAAGCTTATAGAACCAAATCTGGTGATATTCAGCTTTTTAGACCCGATGAAAATGCTGCACGTCTACAAAAGACTGCGGATCGCTTGATGATGCCTCAGGTCCCAACTGATTTATTTGTTTCGGCAGTCAAATCAGTCGTTAAAGCGAATCAGGAGTATGTGCCGCCTTATACAAGTGGCGGTAGCCTCTATCTGCGTCCTTTACTAATCGGTGTCGGTGATATTATCGGTGTACAACCAGCTCAGGAATACATCTTTACTGTATTCGCTATGCCTGTTGGTAGCTATTTCAAAGGTGGTTTAACGCCAACTAACTTTATCGTCTCACGTGATTTTGACCGAGCTGCACCGCATGGTACTGGCGCAGCCAAAGTAGGTGGTAACTACGCAGGTAGTTTATTACCAGGTAAACAGGCACATGATGCTGGTTATTCTGATGTTATCTATCTTGACCCAGCAACACATACTAAAATAGAAGAAGTCGGTTCAGCTAACTTCTTTGGTATCACGAAAGATAATGAATTTGTGACACCACTTAGTCCTTCTATCTTACCGTCAATCACTAAGTATTCACTACTTTATCTAGCTGAGCACCGTTTAGGACTAAAGGCAATAGAAGGTGATGTTGTCATAGCTGATCTTGACCGTTTTTCCGAAGCAGGTGCATGTGGTACGGCAGCAGTTATCTCACCAATTGCTGGTATCCAAAATGGCGATGACTATCATGTCTTCTACAGTGAAACTGAAGTTGGCCCAATTACGCAGAAACTTTACGACGAACTAGTCGGTATCCAAAAAGGGGATGTCCTTGCCCCAGAAGGTTGGATCGATAAGGTTGAACTAGATTAA
- a CDS encoding transglutaminase-like domain-containing protein, giving the protein MKLQDSQLSAYLLDDPYLKINGKDIIALCHRLFDETDKETDIIRKAFKFVLDQIDHSLDIKQTEVSISASDVLENGHGICYAKTNLPAALLRAMHIPTGFCYQKLLLFSEAEGKYCIHALNAVYLSSQNRWIRLDARGNKPGIDAACSFTTEKLAFYPDRALGERDYAMIYVRPNPLTMAALEASSNILTLYVTNLPDNL; this is encoded by the coding sequence ATGAAATTACAAGATAGTCAGTTATCAGCTTACTTATTAGATGATCCTTACTTAAAGATAAATGGTAAAGATATAATAGCCCTATGTCACCGTTTATTTGATGAGACGGATAAAGAAACAGATATCATACGAAAGGCCTTTAAATTTGTATTAGATCAAATTGATCATTCTTTGGATATTAAACAGACTGAAGTGAGTATATCAGCTAGTGATGTGCTAGAAAATGGTCATGGTATCTGTTATGCTAAAACCAATTTGCCCGCTGCATTATTAAGGGCGATGCATATACCAACTGGATTTTGCTATCAAAAACTGCTCTTGTTTAGTGAAGCAGAGGGGAAATATTGTATTCATGCCTTGAATGCTGTCTACTTATCTTCACAAAATAGATGGATTAGATTAGATGCACGTGGCAATAAGCCTGGTATTGATGCAGCTTGTAGCTTCACAACTGAAAAGTTAGCTTTTTATCCGGATAGGGCGCTTGGAGAAAGGGATTATGCTATGATATATGTAAGGCCTAATCCACTGACAATGGCCGCACTAGAGGCTAGTTCAAACATCTTAACCTTATATGTTACTAATCTTCCAGATAATCTATAG
- a CDS encoding HAD-IC family P-type ATPase: protein MTFILKEIEMNKRSSYGLTSDEVKIRQQQQQTNKVKKTTSRSYYQIFFFNIFTFFNLINCILFYLVSLTKSYYNGLFVLVVFSNVIINLFQEIRSKRTLDKLALLKVSKAKVYRDHVLVTIPIDQIVLDDFLLLENGDQVPSDARVVEGSLEINESLLTGEVDSIYKLPESELYSGSFVTSGQAVCQVTHVGEDNYIQKITKEAKAIKKQTYMIKDSLGKIIKWISIILVPLCSLLFVKQFFFSGVAFNKAILYTVAAAVGMFPEGLYLLTSVALTISAVYLAHKRVLVQELNCIDALARVDILCLDKTGTITEGKMVVEKTIPLAPSVDVSMIMGSMLAALPDKNPTAMALRLAFPENHVLTPSDVTPFSSDRKYSCVTFADKGMYFLGATSFLLSENEAEALKLDKKYAHAGYRVLTLGHSNENTDHKTVKTITPIAMFLISDTVRENVIETLQFFKGQGVTCKIISGDDPATVSQIAKKVQLPGAEKYIDVSKLTEIELKDAVINYQIFGRVTPQRKKEMVVALKSLGHTVAMTGDGVNDVLALKEANCSIAMASGVDAARQTSDIILLDNQFNAIPDIMNEGRRVINNMTRAGALVLVQVIYSILLTTGTLIAGFSYPFEPIQLTIINACFVGIPSFLLNFELDFKRVKGEFLPTIFKKAFPPGLTIAIGTLLIINIGHFFGSSSKALSIMAILFTAWNYLLVQRNIYPPNTKYRLFIFLTTQTLYFIALIIGQDFLNLGNVTYINLILLVALLGYSIFFQKIFASLLAKLYKRFKIKLALRQDTN, encoded by the coding sequence ATGACATTTATATTAAAGGAAATCGAAATGAATAAGCGTAGTAGTTATGGGCTCACCTCTGATGAGGTGAAGATTAGACAGCAACAGCAGCAAACGAATAAAGTAAAGAAAACGACAAGCCGGTCTTATTATCAAATTTTCTTTTTTAATATCTTTACCTTTTTTAATCTTATTAACTGCATTTTATTTTATCTTGTTTCATTAACGAAATCTTATTACAATGGTCTGTTTGTACTTGTCGTTTTTAGTAATGTGATCATTAATCTATTTCAAGAAATACGATCAAAACGTACATTAGATAAACTGGCCCTGTTAAAGGTCTCTAAAGCTAAGGTCTACAGAGATCATGTACTGGTCACGATCCCTATCGATCAGATTGTACTGGATGATTTTTTATTACTTGAAAACGGCGATCAGGTACCCTCAGATGCACGGGTCGTTGAAGGTAGTTTAGAGATTAACGAATCCTTATTAACTGGAGAGGTAGATAGCATCTATAAATTACCTGAGAGCGAGCTATACTCTGGTAGTTTTGTCACTTCAGGTCAAGCAGTATGCCAAGTGACGCATGTTGGTGAAGATAATTATATACAAAAAATCACTAAAGAAGCTAAGGCAATCAAAAAGCAAACTTATATGATTAAGGATAGCCTTGGTAAAATTATCAAATGGATCAGTATCATTTTAGTCCCTTTGTGCTCTCTTTTGTTTGTCAAACAGTTTTTCTTTTCCGGTGTTGCCTTCAATAAGGCGATTTTATATACAGTAGCAGCAGCAGTCGGGATGTTCCCAGAAGGACTTTATCTATTAACCAGTGTTGCGTTAACGATCAGTGCTGTCTATCTCGCACATAAGAGAGTACTTGTGCAGGAGCTAAACTGTATCGATGCATTAGCTAGGGTTGATATCCTTTGTTTAGACAAAACAGGGACGATTACAGAAGGTAAGATGGTTGTTGAAAAAACAATACCATTGGCCCCATCAGTTGATGTATCGATGATTATGGGCAGTATGCTGGCTGCGCTTCCTGATAAAAATCCAACTGCGATGGCACTAAGACTGGCATTTCCTGAGAATCACGTTCTAACCCCTAGTGATGTCACACCCTTTTCTTCTGATCGTAAATATAGTTGTGTTACCTTTGCCGACAAAGGGATGTATTTTCTAGGCGCTACCTCTTTTTTGTTATCTGAAAATGAAGCAGAAGCCTTAAAACTTGATAAAAAATATGCGCATGCAGGCTACAGGGTCCTAACTTTAGGTCATAGTAATGAGAATACTGACCATAAAACGGTTAAGACCATAACCCCTATTGCCATGTTTCTCATATCTGATACCGTAAGAGAAAATGTGATAGAAACCTTACAATTTTTCAAAGGACAGGGTGTCACCTGTAAAATTATCTCTGGAGATGATCCAGCGACTGTTTCTCAAATTGCTAAAAAGGTGCAACTACCAGGTGCTGAAAAGTATATTGATGTCTCTAAGCTTACTGAGATAGAACTAAAAGACGCCGTTATCAACTATCAAATATTTGGTCGCGTCACACCACAGCGTAAGAAGGAAATGGTTGTGGCCTTAAAATCCTTAGGCCATACTGTTGCCATGACTGGTGATGGTGTAAATGATGTGTTAGCATTAAAAGAAGCTAACTGTTCGATTGCCATGGCATCTGGCGTCGATGCTGCTAGACAGACATCAGATATTATCCTCTTAGATAATCAATTCAACGCGATTCCTGATATTATGAATGAGGGTAGAAGAGTCATCAACAATATGACGAGGGCAGGGGCATTAGTCTTAGTTCAAGTGATTTACTCTATCTTACTGACAACCGGAACATTGATTGCAGGCTTCAGCTATCCATTTGAACCTATTCAGCTGACGATCATTAATGCTTGTTTTGTTGGTATACCAAGTTTTCTACTTAACTTTGAACTAGATTTTAAACGCGTCAAAGGCGAATTTCTACCGACTATTTTCAAGAAAGCCTTTCCTCCTGGTTTAACAATTGCCATTGGTACCTTACTGATTATTAATATCGGTCACTTTTTCGGCAGTAGTTCAAAGGCTTTGTCCATCATGGCGATTTTATTTACCGCCTGGAATTATCTGCTTGTTCAAAGAAACATATATCCACCGAATACCAAATATCGACTATTTATCTTCTTAACGACACAAACGCTCTATTTTATTGCCTTGATTATCGGTCAAGACTTTTTAAATCTAGGTAATGTGACCTACATTAACTTGATTTTGTTAGTTGCGTTACTAGGTTATTCTATATTCTTTCAAAAAATATTTGCTTCATTATTGGCCAAACTCTACAAGAGATTCAAAATAAAGTTAGCGTTAAGACAAGATACAAATTAA
- the xerS gene encoding tyrosine recombinase XerS, whose translation MKRERLIDNIENLKAMMPSFVLEYYRSKSAVPYALTTLYEYLKEYHRFFTWMMAADITQVSNMQAISLKTLENLTKSDLETYILYLRERPRLNATTTKYGVSQSTINRTLSALSSLYKYLTEEVEDENGEPYFYRNVMKKVSTQKKKETLASRAEHIKNKLFLGNETQGFLDFIETEYEKALSNRAKSSFFKNKERDLAIIALILASGIRLSETVNIDLDDLNMNTFVVEVMRKGGKQDSVNIAGFAKPYLGNYLAIRNSRYCPIQQEKALFLTIYKAKANRIDNSSIEKIVGKYSKVFKVRVTPHKLRHTLATRLYAETNSQVLVSNQLGHASTQVTDLYTHIVNDEQKNALDKL comes from the coding sequence ATGAAGAGAGAACGTTTAATTGATAATATCGAAAACTTGAAAGCTATGATGCCAAGCTTTGTTTTAGAATACTATAGATCTAAGTCTGCTGTCCCCTATGCGCTGACAACCCTATATGAATATCTAAAAGAGTATCATCGTTTTTTTACTTGGATGATGGCTGCAGATATTACGCAAGTAAGCAATATGCAAGCTATCTCACTTAAAACATTAGAAAACTTGACTAAATCAGACTTAGAAACATATATCTTATATCTACGTGAGCGACCAAGACTGAATGCGACGACGACAAAGTATGGTGTGTCACAAAGTACGATTAATCGTACTTTGTCTGCACTCTCAAGTCTCTATAAATATTTGACAGAAGAGGTTGAAGATGAAAATGGTGAGCCCTACTTCTATCGAAATGTCATGAAAAAGGTCAGCACACAAAAGAAAAAAGAAACATTAGCATCTAGAGCTGAACATATCAAAAATAAACTGTTTTTAGGTAATGAAACCCAAGGCTTTCTAGACTTTATCGAAACAGAATACGAAAAAGCCTTATCTAACAGAGCAAAATCATCATTTTTCAAGAACAAAGAGCGCGATTTAGCTATTATTGCCCTTATTTTAGCCTCAGGTATTCGCTTATCCGAGACAGTTAACATTGACCTCGATGACTTGAATATGAATACGTTTGTTGTTGAGGTGATGCGCAAAGGCGGCAAACAAGACTCAGTAAACATTGCTGGATTTGCAAAACCGTATTTAGGGAATTATTTGGCTATTCGAAATAGTAGATATTGCCCTATACAGCAAGAAAAAGCCTTATTTTTAACTATTTATAAGGCTAAAGCCAATCGAATTGATAACTCAAGTATTGAGAAAATAGTTGGGAAATATTCTAAAGTTTTTAAAGTTCGCGTAACGCCACATAAACTGAGACATACTTTAGCGACACGTCTCTATGCAGAGACAAACTCTCAAGTTTTAGTTAGTAATCAACTTGGACATGCTTCTACTCAGGTAACTGATCTTTATACCCATATCGTAAACGATGAACAAAAAAATGCCTTAGATAAGCTATAA
- a CDS encoding acyltransferase family protein — MKNTRENNFNIIRLSAALLVIYVHSFSIFNTTKKEPIVSFLHLGFGLGEFAVTVFFIISGYLITASYIKSETNFQYFKARVLRIYPGLIVVMLLTAFLVGPFLTRLDIKSYFQSIEVYLYPIKGIPLFTATSFLPGLFTENHYPNAVNGSLWTLFWEFLCYIGVAVLGNLKILNKLTVQLMMACVIVTSVILSFFSKDQFIMHSLVIVLPLFLAFFTGMLFYFIKSNIKFEIKWTCIVLISFIILSNENLSFTNLYLLPLAYLVFALSYSKHIRFYHFGSKYDISYGTYIYAFLIQQILYQVTEGSLPFFVNVTLSIVITIPFAFLSYVLIEKPIMKFK, encoded by the coding sequence ATGAAAAATACAAGAGAAAATAATTTCAATATTATTAGATTATCAGCTGCGTTATTGGTTATTTATGTACATTCTTTTTCAATTTTCAACACGACTAAAAAAGAACCAATTGTATCTTTTTTACACTTGGGATTCGGTCTGGGAGAATTTGCTGTTACTGTGTTCTTCATTATATCAGGCTATTTAATTACAGCAAGCTATATTAAGAGTGAAACTAACTTTCAATATTTTAAAGCTCGAGTTTTAAGAATTTATCCAGGTTTGATTGTTGTAATGCTCTTGACCGCCTTTTTAGTAGGACCTTTTTTAACAAGATTAGATATTAAGTCTTACTTTCAAAGTATAGAGGTATATCTTTACCCAATAAAAGGCATACCACTTTTTACGGCAACAAGTTTTTTACCTGGATTATTTACAGAAAATCATTATCCAAATGCTGTTAATGGGAGTCTTTGGACACTTTTTTGGGAGTTCTTATGCTATATTGGTGTTGCAGTTCTGGGTAATTTAAAGATATTGAATAAATTAACTGTGCAGTTAATGATGGCGTGTGTCATCGTTACATCTGTTATACTCAGTTTTTTTTCAAAAGATCAATTTATTATGCATAGTTTAGTGATTGTTTTACCACTGTTTCTTGCTTTCTTTACTGGTATGCTATTTTATTTTATCAAGTCAAATATCAAATTTGAAATAAAGTGGACCTGTATAGTATTGATAAGTTTTATCATATTGTCTAACGAAAACCTGTCTTTCACAAATTTATATCTGTTACCATTGGCATACCTCGTATTTGCCTTATCTTATTCTAAACACATTAGGTTTTATCACTTTGGCAGTAAGTATGATATTTCCTATGGCACATACATTTACGCTTTTTTGATTCAACAAATCCTCTATCAGGTAACAGAAGGGTCTCTGCCGTTCTTTGTTAATGTGACACTATCTATTGTCATTACAATTCCTTTTGCATTTTTATCTTATGTATTAATTGAGAAACCGATTATGAAATTCAAGTAA